One window from the genome of Rhizoctonia solani chromosome 15, complete sequence encodes:
- a CDS encoding cytochrome P450 family protein, with the protein MFEVSALEVCFNDDVQDVLDLRHIIDLRHQNLPQVSPPASPPSRSAQPMSPPRSIDGFAGRISQSSGPKPRNEPPLTPPRTVSPATEVAENDVLDVESESNEPQAHPTGSESSETPAPATPERIKDDSDDIFAAPSPPLSTSSSTRAPDLPPRTAPLKNTYNFEYRQRSAIGSRFPAPLSPSAIKKGSTGFAALRAGPPSPTKRTMFGADATGQSPLTPNATGSIPTRPVISTPTGTTRQGASTPTAGIMQSSISSPVRPLAQTPTGIRPMMTGGGSPNIFGGRVECPRCAKAVYHAEQVTGPGGRKYHKLCLRCVQCNSSLSAGKFTENDGEPMCRNCYSKTHGPQGSGPKIRHPPSPASLPFVGNLFSIPSGQEYVAFAEIGEKLKSDIIYLELLGQKIIVLNSAEAASDLLDKRSAIYSDRPSIPMLTEPPLMNWAKNVSIAKYGELLRNYRRIMNKWLNNRAVVQFNPMQERQNRMLLKRLLDISSQTQPFQAVRDQLFFSAGSLMLQVAYGYEPQSSDDHFFKTAQSAFEHGVQAAMQTNFLVNVFPVMLHIPAWIPGTNWKRLGREWGMLQEGAKAGLYEWVKEQVTPPHYLQTAETHQVSLLGLLLQDQGHALLSGLSPAEKEERLKEVGIILFGAGTDTSASFLLNVVAMMVSHPHVQLRAQQELDAVLGLATLPTIADRERLPYIRNLIDEVLRMHPVIPLAIPHVCFKDDIYRGYQIEKDTIVMGNVWAISRDPRLYKNPEEFNPDRYLDPDVQRPPVFGWGRRKCPGIYFAEDSAFVSAASLISMFTFSKKKNDDGEEITPQIKPKHNAVIVELDHFEFEFKPRSEDHRRLILGINVNKEQMPSA; encoded by the exons ATGTTCGAGGTTTCGGCACTCGAGGTGTGTTTTAATGATGATGTCCAAGATGTTCTGGACCTGAGACATATCATAGACTTGAGACACCAGAATCTCCCGCAGGTCTCCCCACCAGCCAGCCCTCCGTCACGCAGTGCTCAACCTATGTCCCCGCCTCGCTCGATCGATGGGTTCGCTGGTCGAATTTCTCAGTCTTCGGGACCTAAGCCACGGAACGAACCGCCTCTCACGCCCCCACGAACGGTATCACCGGCGACCGAGGTTGCAGAGAATGATGTTCTTGATGTTGAGAGCGAGTCGAATGAGCCTCAAGCTCACCCTACTGGGTCGGAATCATCGGAAACACCCGCTCCCGCCACTCCAGAACGAATCAAGGATGATTCGGACGACATTTTTGCTGCTCCATCGCCCCCCTTGTCTACATCCTCTTCAACTCGGGCGCCGGACCTTCCGCCCAGGACAGCACCTCTGAAGAACACATACAATTTCGAGTACCGACAGAGGTCGGCGATAGGGTCGCGCTTCCCTGCGCCTCTTTCACCTAGTGCGATCAAGAAAGGAAGCACAGGTTTTGCTGCGCTACGAGCTGGACCACCTTCTCCTACCAAGCGCACCATGTTCGGAGCTGACGCCACCGGCCAGTCCCCGCTCACGCCAAATGCGACTGGATCTATACCTACTCGGCCCGTTATTTCAACCCCTACTGGTACTACTCGGCAAGGGGCTTCGACTCCGACTGCTGGTATCATGCAATCTAGTATATCTTCGCCAGTCAGACCCCTTGCGCAGACTCCAACCGGTATACGACCGATGATGACTGGCGGCGGGAGTCCAAATATTTTTGGAGGAAGAGTCGAGTGTCCCCGATGTGCCAAGGCCGTGTATCATGCCGAGCAG GTTACCGGACCGGGTGGACGCAAATATCATAAACTCTGTCTTCGATGTGTGCAGTGCAACTCCTCATTGAGTGCAGGAAAGTTTACCGAGAATGACGGAGAACCCATGTGTCGTAACTGTTACTCCAAG ACACATGGCCCGCAAGGCTCTGG ACCCAAAATTCGTCACCCACCGTCTCCAGCGTCGCTTCCGTTCGTAGGCAACTTGTTTTCGATCCCTTCGGGCCAAGAATATGTAGCTTTTGCGGAAATTGGAGAAAAGCTCAAAT CGGACATCATTTATCTTGAACTACTCGGTCAGAAAATTATTGTCCTCAACTCTGCCGAGGCTGCCTCAGACCTCCTTGATAAACGTTCGGCAATTTATTCGGACCGACCCTCCATACCAATGCTGACGGAGCCGCCATT GATGAACTGGGCCAAGAATGTCAGCATAGCTAAATATGGCGAACTCTTGCGGAACTATCGCCGTATAATGAATAAATGGCTCAACAACCGTGCTGTTGTTCAGTTTAATCCCATGCAAGAAAGACAAAATCGAATGCTTTTGAAACGCCTGTTGGATATCTCGAGCCAAACCCAGCCATTCCAGGCCGTCAGAGACCAGTTATTTTT CTCCGCAGGTTCCCTGATGCTACAAGTCGCTTATGGGTACGAGCCACAAAGCTCTGACGATCATTTCTTCAAGACGGCACAATCCGCATTCGAACATGGCGTGCAGGCTGCCATGCAAACAA ACTTCCTTGTGAATGTGTTCCCAGTAATGCTACATATCCCAGCCTGGATTCCGGGCACAAATTGGAAACGCCTGGGAAGAGAATGGGGGATGCTGCAAGAAGGAGCAAAGGCTGGTTTATATGAATGGGTAAAGGAACAGGTT ACCCCCCCCCACTATCTCCAGACTGCTGAAACGCATCAAGTTTCGTTGCTTGGTCTTTTACTCCAGGACCAGGGCCATGCACTACTCTCAGGACTAAGCCCCGCAGAGAAGGAGGAACGACTGAAGGAGGTTGGAATCATTCTATTTGGAG CCGGGACGGACACT AGCGCAAGCTTCCTTCTAAACGTTGTAGCCATGATGGTTTCGCATCCACATGTGCAGTTACGAGCCCAGCAGGAGCTCGATGCTGTCCTTGGCCTAGCTACTTTGCCGACCATTGCGGACCGAGAACGATTACCATATATCAGGAACTTGATCGACGAGGTGCTACGAATGCATCCTGTTATCCCACTTG CAATACCTCATGTATGCTTCAAAGATGACATTTATCGGGGATATCAGATTGAAAAAGATACGATTGT TATGGGAAATGTTTG GGCTATATCACGAGATCCTCGTCTGTACAAAAATCCTGAAGAGTTCAACCCAGACAGGTACCTAGATCCTGATGTCCAACGGCCACCTGTTTTCGGGTGGGGAAGGCG CAAATGTCCGGGCATCTATTTCGCTGAGGATTCGGCGTTTGTCAGCGCTGCCTCACTAATTTCTATGTTTACCTTCTCAAAGAAGAAAAATGATGATGGCGAGGAGATCACCCCACAAATTAAACCAAAACACAACGCAGTCATAGT TGAGCTAGATCATTTTGAGTTCGAGTTCAAACCTCGGTCAGAGGACCACCGCCGCCTGATTCTTGGAATCAACGTCAACAAGGAGCAGATGCCAAGTGCATAG
- a CDS encoding Retrotransposable element Tf2 protein: MFSVILKQANHTNGYQSRSEQQTRQLLRKLLKATSHAQPFEYVKNTFFFSMGSLMLQLAYGYKPQTPQDNFFEEAQLAFHNAPLPHAVSTIPSTRSGVPHPYSRPTSRSSRRSVAANSQPPTREPSPTPQDLPRMEPEPSLTALLEAVTALTATVGSLQDQIRSQGQQLTELKAICKETADLLGDKDQGTQAQPSTLVGPVTPPTHTGGEAHTPGTVRPGLKAPFRPSRGTGFDSEEEEEPRQAPKKEPRDTPKRSLSSLTPFDSGSSVKRPKMELPDPYKGDSRGRKATQWLDRMLLWVALHRDQFDEEEQMVVWILYHMTDKAADWALPIIGTIIKGEGNPPTTIPALTAKFKEAFADPDAKRAAARKIAALTQSTTTAEYVTEFRNLMAELDWNTEAFIAQFTRGLHWKVKELLSTKDNIPDDDLEAIFAASIKIDNIRRENEENRPKKAPAKSPATVATSTTTTTQRVRLSEDPNYVTPEERDRRRASGLCVKCGQKGHGIKQCPNGWKATAKEEAKPLTQMDNIDSIEFVNLGLDSNKKPLLYINLHVQNSPAEPIRTLIDSGATSNFISPVVVEKLKIPKTQLENPQVVRMLDGTISQTGRIWHQVYLTVSANGHPHTIPFLVCPIGNTPAILGMTWLTQESPLIDWNLGTVTFPDQVQIASEEEADPNPLADLPTEYHEFAKVFGEEEFKVLPPHREYDIAIDLIPDAKLSPGPIYGMTDAESKALKQHIDEELATGKIRPSTSSAGAPVMFVKKADGSLRLVVDYRKLNDVTHKNVYPLPRQDDLMAKLRHAKMFTKLDLRWGYNNVRIKEGDEWKTAFRTKYGLFEYLVMPFGLTNAPAAFQHFMNNLFRDLIDVTVVIYLDDILIFSEKPEEHPSHVREVLSRLLKNQLFCKLSKCHFHVTTVDYLGIVISPAGFSMDQKKIEAVTSWPQPKTIKQVQAFLGFVNYLRRFIPNFSSVARPLHNLTRKETPWSWGNLEDGAFQELKLLVTQSPVLVHSNPDLPYYLETDASGVAMGAILSQRGSDNRLHPVAYMSKSFSGAEANYDTHDKELLAIIKALEEWRIFLEATERPIQVFTDHRNLEYWMQARTFNRRHARWRIFLSNFNFEIHYRPGKQSGKPDALSRRADYVDSPQDPEVMLPAEIFANTSEEELKIVTEIRTKLRDDPSLEPIITFLTEDADNAPPSIRKAYQDYDWEEDLLWYRGKVVVPDSEPLKERILREFHDSPLAGHPGQQRTLELISRSYWWPGMKSSAKEWVECCPTCQANRRAHAPVISLRPLEVPPFPFHTISYDFITGFPKSNGYDAILVVIDSFSKFGHFIPTTKKVTAKGLAELFITHVWKLHGLPVKTVSDRGTTFTGKFLKALYQRLGINPAFSSAYHPESDGQTERVNQFIEFYLRLYVAADHSDWATWLPLAEYAYNNAKHSATGKTPFELVYGRNPVMSPSNVPANVPEADQVAETLAKEWKEAESALRMTKERMAGTKGTIPEYLVGEKVWLDGRNVELRTNSNKLDPKRLGPFEVTEKVSTHAYRLKLPETLKIHDVFYVGLLSKVHESPSQPLPERPPPETIEGEEEYEVERILDSKRQRGKWFYLIKWKGYRPEDNSWEPEELLEHSQEEIKRFNQARLKKACDAAKSL, from the exons ATGTTCAGCGTTATACTCAAACAGGCCAATCATACCAATGGTTACCAATCCAGATCT GAACAGCAAACCCGTCAGCTTCTGCGCAAGCTGTTGAAAGCAACAAGCCATGCCCAGCCATTTGAGTACGTCAAGAATACGTTCTTCTT CTCTATGGGATCTTTAATGCTCCAACTTGCATATGGGTACAAACCTCAAACCCCCCAAGACAATTTCTTTGAGGAGGCACAACTAGCATTTCATAAT gcacctctcccccacgccgtctccacaattccatccacacgctctggcgtcccccacccatactcccgtcctaccaGCCGCTCTAGTCGTCGTTCCGTGGCAGccaactcccaaccacccactcgcgaaccatctcccactccgcaagacttgccaaggatggaaccggagccgtcccttaccgctctcctcgaggctgtcacagccctcacagccacagtcgggtccctacaggaccaaatcagatcacaaggccaacagctcactgagctcaaagccatatgcaaggagaccgccgacttactcggcgacaaggaccaaggaaccCAAGCTCAGCCTAGCACATTGgttgggcctgtcactccccccactcatacagggggagaagcgcacactccaggaacggttaggcctggactcaaggcccctttccgcccatcaagaggaacgggctttgactcagaggaagaggaagaacccaggcaagcccccaaaaaagagcctcgcGACACGCCTAaacggagcctcagctccctcaccccattcgactcagggtccagcgtaaagcgacccaaaatggagctcccCGACCCATACAAGGGGGATTCTaggggaagaaaggcaacaCAGTGGCTAGACCGCATGCTACTGTGGGTCGCACTTCATCGAGACCAattcgatgaagaagaacaaatggttgtgtggattctctaccacatgactgacaaggctgccgactgggctctccctatcatagggacaatcatcaagggcgagggtaaccccccaaccaccatcccggccttaacggccaaattcaaagaagcctttgccgatccagacgcaaagagggcggccgccaggaaaattgccGCGCTAACTCAGTCCACGACCACGGCTGAGTATGTAACCGAGTTCCGTAACCTTATGGCGgagcttgattggaacactgaggcgtttattgcccagttcacacgcggtcttcactggaaggtgaaggaactcctgtccaccaaggacaacattccgGACGATGATcttgaggccatatttgccgcctcaatcaaaattgacaatatccgtcgggaaaacgaggagaaccgccctaaAAAGGCCCCTGCAAaatccccggccaccgtggccacctccaccactaccaccactcaacgggtccgcctttcagaagaccccaattACGTCACACCGGAGGAACgggatcgccgccgcgcatcagGACTATGCGTCAAATGCGGTCAAAAGGGTCACGGGATTAAACAGTGtcccaacggctggaaagccacggccaaggaagaagctaAG cccctgaCCCAAATGGACAATATAGATAGCATTGAATTTGTAAACCTAGGTCTAGACTCCAATAAAAAACCCTTGCTCTATATCAATCTCCACGTCCAAAATTCCCCGGCAGAACCCATACGAACCTTAATAGATTCAGGAGCCACTTcgaacttcatctcccctgTGGTTGTTGAAAAGTTAAAgataccaaaaacccaactcgaaaatccacaagttgtgagaatgctagatggtactatttcccagactggtcgcatttggcaccaggtttaTCTCACGGTTTCGGCTAACGGCCACCCCCACACTATCCCCTTCCTAGTCTGCCCTATTGGGAACACACCcgccatacttggcatgacatggctcactcaggagtcacccctCATAGATTGGAACCTAGGCACCGTCACCTTCCCAGATCAAGTTCAGATAGCCtcggaagaggaagcagaccCAAATCCACTTGCCGACCTACCCACggaataccatgagtttgctaaagtcttcggtgaagaggaattcaaggttcttccccctcatagggaatatgacattgcAATAGACCTAATTCCCGACGCCAAACTATCACCGGGCCCCATATATGGTATGActgacgcagaatcaaaggccctgaaacaacacattgacgaggAGTTAGCCAcgggcaaaatccgccccagtacatcatcagcaggcgccccagtcatgtttgtcaaaaaggcagatggttccCTGAGACTTGTGGTAGATTATCGAAAACTCAACGATGTCACCCATAAAAACGTCTATCCTCTTCCCAGACAAGACGACTTGATGGCCAAGTTaaggcatgccaagatgttTACAAAACTGGATCTACgctggggttataacaacgtCCGGATtaaagaaggagatgaatggaaaacggctttcAGGACAAAATACGGGTTATTTGAATATCTGGTGATGCCGTTtggtcttaccaatgcccctgccgccttccagcatttcatgaacaacttgttcagggatctcatcgacgtcacagtggtcatCTACTTAGATGATATCTTGATCTTTTCGGAAAAACCTGAGGAGCACCCATCTCACGTCAGGGAGGTACTATCCCGATTACTGAAGAAtcagctattctgtaaactatccaagtgtcacttccatgtcaccacaGTAGactaccttggcattgttatctCCCCAGCCggtttctccatggatcagaagaagattgaggcagttACATCATGGCCACAGCCCAAGACAattaaacaggtccaggccttcttaGGGTTCGTCAATTACCTCCGTCggttcattcccaatttcagctccgTTGCACGCCCACTACACAACCTcaccagaaaggaaaccccttggtcctGGGGCAACCTAGAAGATGGagcattccaggaattgaaactccttgtcacccagtcaccGGTCCTTGTCCACTCCAACCCGGATTTACCCTactaccttgaaacagacgcatcaggagtagctatgggggctatactcagtcaacgagGCTCAGATAACCGGTTACACCCAGTAGcttatatgtccaagtccttttcCGGTGCTGAAGCAAATTATGATACCCACGACAAGGAGCttctggcaatcatcaaggcacTGGAGGAGtggcgtatcttcctggaagcaaCAGAGAGGCCCATACAGGTGTTCACGGACCATCGCAACcttgaatattggatgcaggcaagaacGTTCAACAGGCGACACGCTagatggcgcatcttcctaagcaatttcaattttgaaattcactatcgcccaggaaaacagtcagggaagccagaCGCCCTGTCGAGAAGAGCGGACTATGTAGATTCCCCTCAGGACCCAGAAGTGATGCTACCAGCGGAgatctttgccaatacatcgGAGGAGGAACTCAAGATAGTTACGGAGATCCGCACCAAGCTTAGGGATGACCCTTCactggaacccatcatcacattcctgacagaagacgcggacaatgcacctccctcCATTCGAAAAGCCTATCAAGActacgattgggaagaagatctTCTATGGTACCGTGGGAAAGTAGTTGTTccagactcagaacccctcaaAGAACGAATCTTGAGAGagttccatgactccccactGGCGGGCCACCCAGGACAGCAAAGGACCCTTGAACTCATCAGCAGATCCTATTGGTGGCCCGGAATGAAatcatccgccaaggaatgggtcgAGTGTTGTCCAACCTGCCAAGCTAATCGCCGTGCCCACGCACCTGTCATCTCCCTGAGGCCCTTAGAAGTCCCTCCGTTCCCCttccacacaatatcctacGACTTCATCACGGGATTCCCCAAGTCTAACGGGTACGATGCTATTCTAGTCGtgattgactccttctccaagtttggccactttatcccaaccacaaagaaggtcacagccaaaGGCCTAGCAGAActgttcatcacccacgTTTGGAAGTTGCACGGACTACCAGTCAAAACAGTCTCGGACCGCGGAACCAcgttcacaggaaaattcctaaAGGCACTATACCAACGCCTCGGAATTAACCCAGCCTTCTCCTCAGCTTACCACCCGGAATCGGACggccaaacagaaagggtaaaTCAGTTCATAGAATTTTACCTCAGATTGTATGTCGCCGCCGACCACTCGGACTGGGCCACCTGGTTGCCACTAGCGGAATacgcctacaacaacgccaaacaTTCCGCCACCGGGAAGACCCCATTTGAATTGGTTTATGGAAGGAACCCAGTCATGAgcccatccaacgtcccagcaaacgtcccagaagctgaCCAAGTGGCAGAAACCCTGgccaaagaatggaaagaggcagaATCCGCGCTCAGGATGACCAAGGAACGCATGGCAGGAACAAAAGGAACAATCCCGGAATACTTAGTGGGCGAGAAAGTATGGCTAGATGGAAGAAATGTGGAACTTAGGACCAACTCGAACAAATTGGACCCCAAACGGCTGGGACCCTTTGAAGTCACAGAAAAGGTTTCCACCCATGCCTACCGTCTCAAGCTGCCCGAGACCCTTAAGATCCACGACGTGTTCTACGTAGGGCTATTATCCAAAGTCCACGAGTCACCAAGTCAACCGCTTCCAGAacgaccccctcctgaaacaatagaaggggaagaagaatacgaggtggaACGAATCCTTGACTCAAAAAGGCAACGAGGAAAGTGGTTTtacctgataaaatggaaaggttacagaccggaagacaattcctgggagccagaagaactgttagagcacagccaggaagagatcaagcgcttcaaccaggctagactcaaaaaggcttgtgacgccgccaagagcctttaa